gtTCTTTTGAAAAGGGAGAATATTCAAAAGTAATTTATCAGTCTAGCAAGTCAGAGAAACCATGAAATAAATGTGTCACTCACATAGCCTCTGAACAATTAAGTTACATACAAGTCTCCCGTCAGACTCTGTGCACTTCAGAGCATCTGATTCTCTCACTAAACATTCATGGAGATTTCTCCAGTAAATCTCATATTTTGTTCTCTCTTGCTTATTACATCAGATCAATCTCATTACATCAGATTACCTCTATCAATTGCATACATATCCAAATAACACATGTTACTGACTCAAGATTAACAATACATGTAAAAGAAGCAATCTCAGAGAGAcaagcaaatttggaatatattttccctaaaataaaattacatggtAATAATTATTTTTACCCAAAATTAAGATGAAGTACAGAGGAAGTCTTTTCATACACTCCAAAATCAACAGCCAGacaaaatatattccaaatgTACTCTTTGGTTTTAAGTACATGGTATTCAAATAAACTAACTCTCTAAGAGTAAATATTTCTAAGATCAATGGGTGCATTTTTTGAGTTAGTGCTTCCCCAAGTTGTTATAAAGCCTGCGTCTTTCAGGTATATTACtgttaaacagaaataaataaaaatatattttccctcaGGATCCTCCTCAGAGCGTCTTTGACATCTTTGTTTCTCAGACAGTAAATCAGAGGATTCAACATGGGGGTGAGTAGGGTGTAACACAAGGAGGCCACTTTACTCAGCTCAGGAAATCTGTCAGGAGTGAGATACATAAAAGAGCCAGCACCATAGAGGACACTCACGACTCCCAGGTGGGAGCTGCAAGTGGAGAAGGCTTTCTGACGTCCCTCGGTGGAGGGTATCTTTAGAACTGTGGACACAATGTACAAATAAGAAACAATAATAACTATGATGGTAGGGAAGATAATGATGCCAGATAAACAGAAAGAAACCAGTTTATGGATGAAGATGTCAGAGCAAGACAGTCTTTGAAGTGGACGGTCATCACAGTAAAAATGGTCAATGGCCCGAGAAGCACAAAAGGATAAAGTAAATGTCATGCTGGTCTCAATAACTGAGCTGATACAGCCACAAAAATAGGAACCAGCCACCAACTGAACACAGAGACGTGTTGACATCTGGACAGTGTAGAGGAGAGGATTGCAGATGGCAATGAAGCGGTCATACGCCATGACTGCTAGGAGAAATCCCTCAGCCACAATGAAGAGGGCAAAGAGAAAGAGCTGGGCCACACAGCCTGCAAAGGAGATGGACTTGCTCTCAGACCAGAAGTTGATCATAGCCTTGGGTGCAATAACAGAAGAATAGAAGAGATCGACGAAGGACAGGTTGCCTAGGAAGAAATACATTGGTGTGTTCAGCCGAGGATCAGTCATAATAATGACCATCATGCCAATATTTCCTAGGAGGATCATGGCATAGACAAGCAAAAATATCAGGAAGAGGAGAATGTGGAGCTCTGGGAGGACCCTGAAGCCTACAAGAATGAAGTCGGTCACTTCTGAGTGGTTGGTTGTTCCCATGTCACCCATGGCAGAAACCTGCTGAGAGGCACAaggcaaaataaatgaaactgtgGCTTTGATTCTAGTGCTATCAATACTGTCTTAAATGTAGATATATATGATTAACAACTTAATGAGATATTGCATACAAAACAATCTTATTGTCAAGAAGATGCAAGATTAGGGATTAGATGTCATTAGACTTCTGAAACTGTTAGTCTATTAAGCAGTAAAGGAAGTCCTTTGGTTCTTTtgtttaaatcatattttttcaGGTAAGTAAATAAGAAAGTAGCATATTTTCCTGTGTAATTTTACTCACattctgagtttttatttttaatatgtttatagtTAAAATTTATGCTTATCTAAAACAGGAGTATTACATAGCAATCTAAATTAGGAATATTATACATTATCTAAAACAGGATTGGCACATATAATATCAATGATAGTGTTTGTAGCCATTATGATAGTGCAATCCTTGTTTTAATCACAATACAATGgtaataacagtaataaatatattgaaaatattttaaccttATTACAtctcaatttatttatttctgctataACTGTATCCATCTTTGAAAACATAATAGAAATAGATAAGTTATTGATATGTTAAATTAACAGCAAAAATTGCTAAGACTAGATATAACAAAATTCCCTAAAGCTATTCCAAATATATGTTCGTTTCCTCAGATCGAAGCCATTCCCCCAAATACATGCATTTATATTCCTCattataatatttcatttctataatagttaatttctaaaatgtcataATCATTTAGCCCTCTTTTTGAAGCAGAGAGAAACTGATGAACATTCTAGTCCTTACAGTGCAACGAACGCCCTTCTACCTAGCCTTTCTACCAAGGCTGCATCAATTCAAGGGATCTCACCCTTTAGTCAGGGGAAGTAAACCTAAGGAAAAACACATAGGGAGTTCCTCTCCTTAATTCTAGTATGCTCTGTACCTCCTACAATAAGAATAATGGGGTACGCTTGCATATTTAAGCAACCCTGTGTCGTTCAGGGTTCATGATCGTGAGCTGGAGTAATCAGCAATGGTGTTTATGATGGCCTTAGTTATTTTTAAGCCTGTGAAACCTTCTTCAGGATATTTCAGCCTTGAGGTTTTGCTCATCCCCTGTGATGGATTCCACTGGGAGAGGAGTAATAGCAAAGTCAATTATGGAGACGTAAGTGCAGGCTCCAGGGCTGTCTTCTGAGAACATCAACAAAGAAAAACTTTCTGGTCATTGTCACAGCAGCCAAGTCAATATGCAGAAGGAAACAGATTGAAAAGTCTGTACTCTACGAAAAATgttttagataaataaatatttaaattatgtaataAATTACATGAGCTATGATTGTAAAGAGCAAAAATTCACTCCAAATTTTGGTCTTCCTATATTCTCTGATGTAGATATACTTCATGGTACACAAACTCCATCTGAATCACAAACTCAAAGTAAAATAAGGCTTtgctaattttataattttgtatatttaagTACTAGTTAAAAATATCATGGAATAAATGATAgtattcaataaaattatttttaaaatctctagtAAAAACATTTATAAGAGATCAGggctaatatttaaaaattccttaataGCTACTCTGTGACTGAAAACTGAAAACTCTGtgactgaaaaccagagacattataTTCTATTTAACAAGCCTAATACAAGGATGccatttttcctaaatatttccaTAAGTTATTGCAATCTCTATTTTGGAcataattgatttttaatgttgtgctagtttctgctatacaacaaagtgaatcaattatatgtcccctccctcttgtatCATTAAGAGTTTGGTCagtatagaaaaagaaagaagtttaggaattttaaacaggaaaatgttaataattaagGTGAATGAGGCCTATGAAATTTGGAAAGGCAGAATGAACTTCTAGCTGAAACTCTTGCAATGACTCTTAGAAAAACATAGAATTAATTCACAAAGTGAGGCTACCATTGTAGGTATGGTTTAAGAACAATATTGTTGACTGTGATCCAAGGATCATATACACAGCAGCAAAAATATGTCAGTACGTTCTTATCCATCAAAATAGCTTCCCTAGGAAGTTAGAGGTTCAACAAGGCTTCAGAGAAAAGCCTTCATGTTTCCATAACTTCCTAACCAGTAGAAAAAGTCAAAATGAATGGAACATTGACCCAAAACACACTGTGTCTTCCCAAATCCCAAGTCTGTATGGATCTATTACAATTGGTTCTAAAGTTCTGTGTCAAGAACCTTAATAGCAGGagacattttaactttttaacatcTCCAACTAGAAAGAACTTGGAGAGGAGCTTTGGGATCTAATCCATAAAGTATAACAAAATTCACtatactttttcttatttcctaaaCTTCCCACAATATCATTAGCAATAACAACATGTTACTGTTTATAAATATCTAAGAAAAACTTACTGGAAATAACAATAAATGGGATGAATTCTCAATAAATTCAAAGACTGAAATCATTCAGTGTATGTTCTTTGATCCTGGTCAACTTAATATAGAAATGAATAACAAATAGACAAATAGAAAGTGTGGATGTTAGAAATAAACACTGCCTAAAAGACCGTgggtaaaaaagaaatcaaactatCTTTTTATCTAGTTTGAACTAAGTtgtaataaattattatataccTAAATTTCTGGGGTGCAGAAAAAGAAGTATTATACTTAGTGGGATATATAAAACCCAGAAGTAACTACTATAAATGAGTAAGAAAGGAACATAAATGTAATATCCATCTTAACTATGTGAAGGAGAAAACAGTCGGTGCAAAAaaagtacaataaaataaaacaacataaataatAAAGGCCAAAATTagttaaatagaaatatatactaTAGGATATTTATAAGGCTTAACACTGAGTTTTTGAAGGATTAGTAAGATACATAAAACCCTAGCCAGCTTAACAAATACAGCAACACTGAATCACAAGTGTCAGGAATGAAAAGGAGATAGCACTACAAATCCTTCTAATACTAAGATGGACATAGCAAATACTATTTTTTAACATCagaaatgataatttttaaaataaaagtattttgaatATAACAAAGTGGTATATATGAATTTTAACATATCTACTAATCTGCAGATataaactactgtatataaaataaataaacaacagggtcctatTGTAACACACAGGGAATCATATTCAATCTGGGGGAGTGGAAGGGGAGTAATTGTTGAAAATACTTTTGTTTGAAAATCAGTTCAAAGTGATGCACCTGACTTTCTGGTGTTTGGGGTTTGCCTGCCCCTGTCTGCCCCCTGGACTACAGCGAAGAGCATCCGAGTCCAGACTAGTCAGCCCAACCCAGATATCTGTCAAATGAAACAGCCAGGGGAAAGGCCCATTTGCAGCCAGGCCCAGTCCCTGTGAGGGACTGCCTGGAATACCGAGGGGCAACCTGCCAGGATAGCCACTTAGGGTCTTTAAGGCACCTCAAGGAAGGACTACAGGGTCATTATTCCCTATCCCAGGGGCAGGTGCAGCCAGACACTGGCTTGGTTGGAAAATGAAGCAAGCTGTCTGTCTAAACAGCAAACCAAGTTTCAAAGAGAATAGTGATGTCCATTTGGCAAACCCCCATGGGTCCCTATCTTTTTtcctgaggagcctggtaaggaCTATGAATGACTAAGATACTGACAACTGTTGAGGCTGACTGTGTACAGATCCTGACCTCCCCTGATCCTGCGGGGATAAAGGGGACACTGTAGGTGTTGCCCTACTTTACAGAAGAAGAACAGAGACAGGCTTAGGGAAGTGAAGTAAGTTGCCCAAGAGGAGAGAAAGAGTGGAAATCTGAACACAAGACAGCCTGACCTTTCTGGGTAGTGCGATTATCAATCATCTGCTCAGTGGTCACAGATAAGGAAGTGACACTTTCAGGGTGGGAGAAGGGCAAACCTGGGTCAGGAATCAAGAATAGGGAGTCACCTAGTGTCTGCTGATTAATATTATTGGCCAAAAGGACAACAAGTCAGAAAAGGAAGCCCATCCATAGCCTGAGCAGTAGAGAATCCCTGGGAGACCCAGCGAGGCAGTTGGAACTAAGACATTTCAATCTCAATTTTTTCCCCCAGGAGATGCtcagaacctctctgagcctgcagATGTTTggctgtaaaatggaaatactatTGCTTTCCAGAGCTTTTGTGAGGATGAGCTAATAGCAAGCACATATGGCACAAGCCTGGTATTTGACTCCACCTTTGCCAGCACCCAGATCGAGGCTTGTGAGCTTTCTCACCTCCAGCTTGCTTTCCACTCACCTTAAAACTACAAGTCCAAGTACAGAAAAGTGGTCCCTAAGAGGAGGGCCCTTCCTTGTTTTCAGGCCTCCTACTCGCAGTCATTGGGAGAACGTCTCAAGGCCACACAGAACTTTCAGACAGAACTCAACAGCAGCAGTCCCACCTGTAGCTGAAACTTGTG
This genomic stretch from Cervus elaphus chromosome 22, mCerEla1.1, whole genome shotgun sequence harbors:
- the LOC122680437 gene encoding olfactory receptor 9K2-like produces the protein MGDMGTTNHSEVTDFILVGFRVLPELHILLFLIFLLVYAMILLGNIGMMVIIMTDPRLNTPMYFFLGNLSFVDLFYSSVIAPKAMINFWSESKSISFAGCVAQLFLFALFIVAEGFLLAVMAYDRFIAICNPLLYTVQMSTRLCVQLVAGSYFCGCISSVIETSMTFTLSFCASRAIDHFYCDDRPLQRLSCSDIFIHKLVSFCLSGIIIFPTIIVIIVSYLYIVSTVLKIPSTEGRQKAFSTCSSHLGVVSVLYGAGSFMYLTPDRFPELSKVASLCYTLLTPMLNPLIYCLRNKDVKDALRRILGKNNYYHVILF